A region of Acidimicrobiales bacterium DNA encodes the following proteins:
- the serA gene encoding phosphoglycerate dehydrogenase, with protein sequence MARILVTEELAASGLEAMAAAGHEVDVRLGLSEEELLAALPGAAALVVRSATKVTDRVLEAGRDLVVVGRAGVGLDNVDVEAATRRGVLVVNAPESNVVSAAEHALALLLAQARNIPQAHAALKAGRWERSRWEGVELHGKTLGIVGLGRIGALVAQRASAFGMHLLAYDPYVAPERAKRMGVELCSLDELVARADFITIHLPKTPETKGLFGAELLGRCRRGVRIVNAARGGIVDEEALAEAVAAGQVAGAAIDVFATEPTTSSPLFALDQVVVTPHLGASTGEAQDRAGEQIAEQVLLALAGDFAPYAVNVAASGASEAVRPFLGLAERLGRFLACLCEGLPDELEVEYRGALAGEDVKILTLAALKGVFAAGSDEPVSYVNAPRLADERGLTVREVQTAASADRVSAITVRSREHSVAGSLVGSDERIILVEDHPVDVRPAPYMLVVRNDDRPGMIGVVGTAIGDAGVSISDMAVGQTLGTGTALMVLAVERPLEAATLSRLRSAAGIHAVYQVFGA encoded by the coding sequence GTGGCTCGGATCCTCGTGACCGAGGAGCTGGCGGCGAGCGGGCTCGAGGCGATGGCCGCGGCGGGCCACGAGGTCGACGTGCGGCTCGGGCTCTCCGAGGAGGAGCTGCTCGCGGCGCTCCCCGGGGCGGCGGCGCTCGTCGTGCGTTCGGCGACGAAGGTCACCGACCGGGTCCTCGAGGCCGGGCGCGACCTCGTCGTCGTCGGTCGCGCCGGCGTGGGCCTCGACAACGTCGACGTCGAGGCGGCGACGAGGCGGGGCGTGCTGGTCGTGAACGCCCCGGAGTCGAACGTCGTCTCGGCTGCCGAGCACGCCCTCGCCCTGCTCCTCGCCCAGGCGCGCAACATCCCCCAGGCGCACGCCGCGCTCAAGGCCGGCCGCTGGGAGCGCTCGCGCTGGGAGGGCGTCGAGCTGCACGGCAAGACGCTCGGCATCGTGGGGCTCGGCCGCATCGGCGCCCTCGTCGCGCAGCGGGCCTCGGCGTTCGGGATGCACCTCCTCGCCTACGACCCCTACGTGGCGCCCGAGCGTGCCAAGCGCATGGGCGTGGAGCTGTGCTCGCTCGACGAGCTCGTCGCGCGGGCCGACTTCATCACCATCCACCTGCCGAAGACTCCCGAGACGAAGGGCCTGTTCGGGGCGGAGCTGCTCGGCCGCTGCCGACGCGGCGTGCGCATCGTGAACGCGGCGCGCGGCGGCATCGTCGACGAGGAGGCGCTCGCCGAGGCCGTCGCCGCCGGGCAGGTCGCCGGGGCGGCGATCGACGTCTTCGCCACCGAGCCGACCACCTCGTCGCCCCTCTTCGCGCTCGACCAGGTGGTCGTCACGCCCCACCTCGGCGCGAGCACCGGGGAGGCGCAGGACCGGGCGGGCGAGCAGATCGCCGAGCAGGTGCTGCTGGCGCTCGCCGGCGACTTCGCCCCCTACGCGGTCAACGTCGCGGCGTCCGGCGCCTCCGAGGCCGTCCGCCCCTTCCTCGGCCTCGCCGAGCGCCTCGGGCGCTTCCTCGCCTGCCTGTGCGAGGGGCTCCCCGACGAGCTCGAGGTCGAGTACCGGGGGGCGCTCGCAGGGGAGGACGTGAAGATCCTCACGCTCGCGGCGCTGAAGGGCGTCTTCGCGGCGGGCAGCGACGAGCCGGTGTCCTACGTGAACGCCCCCCGGCTGGCGGACGAGCGCGGCCTCACCGTGCGGGAGGTGCAGACGGCCGCCTCCGCCGACCGGGTGAGCGCGATCACGGTGCGCTCGCGGGAGCACTCGGTCGCGGGATCGCTCGTCGGCAGCGACGAGCGGATCATCCTCGTCGAGGACCACCCCGTCGACGTGCGGCCGGCGCCGTACATGCTCGTCGTCCGCAACGACGACCGGCCGGGGATGATCGGCGTGGTCGGCACGGCGATCGGCGACGCCGGCGTGAGCATCTCGGACATGGCCGTCGGCCAGACGCTCGGGACGGGCACGGCGCTCATGGTCCTCGCGGTGGAGCGGCCGCTCGAGGCGGCCACCCTCTCGAGGCTCCGCTCGGCGGCCGGGATCCACGCCGTCTACCAGGTCTTCGGGGCCTAG
- the leuA gene encoding 2-isopropylmalate synthase — MPPPNVQPKPMPFDRYRPYPAIDLPDRRWPSRAITAAPTWCAVDLRDGNQALIDPMDPVRKRKLFDALVRTGFKEIEVGFPSASQPDYDFVRQLIEEDLVPDDVTIQVLVQCRPELIERTYEALRGARRAIVHFYNSTSTLQRRVVFGLDRAGITAIATNAARLCRALESRLPGTDLRYEYSPESFTGTEIDYALEVCSAVMDVIEPTPERPIIVNLPATVEMSTPNVYADLIEYFDRNIARRDSLVLSVHPHNDRGCAVAAAELALLAGAERVEGCLFGNGERTGNVDLVTLALNCFSQGVDPRLDLSDIDALRRVVEYCNRLPVHHRHPYVGDLVYTAFSGSHQDAIKKGMAAIGEDYEYWEVPYLPIDPHHVGRSYEAVIRVNSQSGKGGVAYIMETEHHMVLPRRLQIEFSQAIQHVTEDTGTEITPAEMWEVFSAEYLEPGDVRLVSLEASSSGDRDKVTAELSVSGELVTLTGEGNGPISAFVQGLRDALGIDLDVVDYHEHAIAAGASAQAVAYVETVDGAGRTRWGVGIDASISTASVQAVVSAVNARRRLAAAGPRR, encoded by the coding sequence ATGCCACCCCCGAACGTGCAGCCGAAGCCGATGCCCTTCGACCGCTACCGCCCGTACCCGGCGATCGACCTGCCGGACCGGCGGTGGCCCTCGCGCGCCATCACCGCGGCGCCGACGTGGTGCGCCGTCGACCTTCGCGACGGGAACCAGGCGCTCATCGACCCGATGGACCCGGTGCGCAAGCGCAAGCTCTTCGACGCGCTCGTGCGGACGGGCTTCAAGGAGATCGAGGTCGGCTTCCCGTCGGCCTCCCAGCCCGACTACGACTTCGTGCGCCAGCTCATCGAGGAGGACCTCGTCCCCGACGACGTGACGATCCAGGTCCTCGTGCAGTGCCGCCCGGAGCTCATCGAGCGCACCTACGAGGCGCTGCGCGGGGCACGCCGAGCCATCGTCCACTTCTACAACTCCACCTCGACCCTCCAGCGGCGCGTCGTCTTCGGGCTCGATCGCGCCGGCATCACGGCGATCGCGACGAACGCGGCGCGGCTGTGCCGCGCCCTCGAGTCGAGGCTGCCCGGCACCGACCTGCGCTACGAGTACAGCCCGGAGTCCTTCACCGGTACGGAGATCGACTATGCGCTCGAGGTCTGCTCGGCGGTGATGGACGTCATCGAGCCGACCCCGGAGCGGCCGATCATCGTGAACCTGCCGGCGACCGTCGAGATGTCCACGCCGAACGTCTACGCGGACCTCATCGAGTACTTCGACCGCAACATCGCCCGGCGCGACTCGCTCGTGCTCAGCGTGCACCCGCACAACGACCGGGGGTGCGCGGTGGCCGCCGCCGAGCTCGCCCTCCTCGCCGGGGCCGAGCGGGTCGAGGGATGCCTGTTCGGCAACGGCGAGCGCACGGGCAACGTCGACCTCGTCACCCTCGCCCTCAACTGCTTCTCGCAGGGGGTCGACCCCCGCCTCGACCTGAGCGACATCGACGCGCTCCGGCGCGTCGTCGAGTACTGCAACCGCCTGCCGGTCCACCACCGCCACCCCTACGTCGGCGACCTCGTCTACACGGCCTTCTCCGGCTCGCACCAGGACGCCATCAAGAAGGGCATGGCCGCGATCGGGGAGGACTACGAGTACTGGGAGGTCCCCTACCTGCCGATCGACCCGCACCACGTCGGGCGCAGCTACGAGGCGGTGATCCGGGTCAACTCCCAGTCGGGCAAGGGCGGCGTCGCCTACATCATGGAGACCGAGCACCACATGGTGCTGCCCCGTCGTCTGCAGATCGAGTTCTCCCAGGCGATCCAGCACGTCACCGAGGACACCGGCACCGAGATCACCCCGGCGGAGATGTGGGAGGTGTTCTCGGCCGAGTACCTCGAGCCCGGGGACGTCCGGCTCGTGTCGCTCGAGGCGAGCTCGAGCGGCGATCGCGACAAGGTGACGGCCGAGCTCTCGGTCTCGGGCGAGCTCGTCACCTTGACCGGCGAGGGCAACGGGCCGATCTCCGCCTTCGTGCAGGGGCTGCGAGACGCCCTCGGCATCGACCTCGACGTCGTCGACTACCACGAGCACGCCATCGCCGCCGGGGCGTCCGCCCAGGCGGTCGCCTACGTCGAGACGGTCGACGGCGCGGGCCGGACGCGCTGGGGCGTCGGCATCGACGCGAGCATCTCCACGGCGAGCGTGCAGGCGGTCGTCTCCGCCGTCAACGCTCGTCGACGCCTGGCCGCGGCAGGCCCGCGGCGCTGA
- the leuD gene encoding 3-isopropylmalate dehydratase small subunit: MEPVRIVSGRAAPLDRADVDTDQIIPSEWLKRIERTGFGAGLFAQWRDEPGFVLNRPEYQGARILVAGPNFGTGSSREHAVWALVDYGFRAVVSPRIADILRNNATRSGLVPAEVSAEAGRAILDAVERDPSLEVTVDVDRRVVEIAALGFSAPFRLDDVARRRLLEGLDDIGATLEHGGEIDAYEARRERWRLPSLAS; this comes from the coding sequence ATGGAGCCCGTGCGCATCGTGAGCGGGAGGGCGGCACCCCTCGACCGCGCCGACGTCGACACCGACCAGATCATCCCGAGCGAGTGGCTGAAGCGGATCGAGCGGACCGGCTTCGGCGCCGGGCTGTTCGCGCAGTGGCGCGACGAGCCGGGCTTCGTCCTCAACCGCCCCGAGTACCAGGGCGCGAGGATCCTCGTCGCGGGGCCGAACTTCGGCACCGGCTCGTCGCGCGAGCACGCCGTGTGGGCCCTCGTCGACTACGGCTTCCGGGCGGTCGTCAGCCCGCGCATCGCGGACATCCTGCGGAACAACGCCACCCGCTCGGGGCTCGTGCCCGCCGAGGTGAGCGCCGAGGCGGGACGGGCGATCCTCGACGCCGTCGAGCGGGACCCCAGCCTCGAGGTGACCGTCGACGTGGACCGGCGCGTCGTCGAGATCGCCGCCCTCGGCTTCTCGGCGCCCTTCCGCCTCGACGACGTGGCGCGCCGGCGCCTGCTCGAGGGGCTCGACGACATCGGCGCCACCCTCGAGCACGGCGGGGAGATCGACGCCTACGAGGCGCGCCGGGAACGCTGGCGCCTCCCGAGCCTGGCGAGCTGA
- a CDS encoding pyridoxal phosphate-dependent aminotransferase: protein MAAASHIAPQPAPVLGRRVSRRVGAVAPSATLAIDAAAKAMQAAGIDVVGFGAGEPDFPTPAAIVEAAVAACRDAANHHYSPTAGLAALREAIADKTLRDSGLEVSPAQVLVTNGGKHAVANAFATLLDPGDEVLLPTPYWTTYPEAIALAGGVPVFVPTDDSTGFKVSPAQLEAHASERTKLLVFVSPSNPTGAVYSREAIAEIGALALERGWWVLTDEIYEHLVYGGREQHSLPVVVPELAERCVVVNGVAKTYAMTGWRVGWMIGPTDVVEAAANLQSHETSNVNNVAQRAAIAALRGGLDAVVEMRAAFDRRRRRIHELLRAIPGITCVEPEGAFYAFPSLAGVLGKQLRGRRPTTSLELAQVVLEEARVAFVPGEAFGAPGYARFSYALGDDALEQGIGRLGELLAEAR from the coding sequence ATGGCCGCCGCGTCTCACATCGCCCCGCAGCCCGCGCCCGTCCTCGGCCGGCGAGTCTCGAGGAGGGTCGGTGCCGTCGCCCCCTCCGCGACGCTCGCCATCGACGCCGCGGCGAAGGCGATGCAGGCCGCCGGGATCGACGTCGTCGGCTTCGGCGCGGGCGAGCCGGACTTCCCCACGCCGGCGGCGATCGTCGAGGCCGCCGTCGCGGCCTGCCGGGACGCGGCGAACCACCACTACAGCCCCACCGCCGGGCTCGCCGCGCTGCGCGAGGCGATCGCCGACAAGACGCTGCGCGACTCTGGCCTCGAGGTCTCGCCCGCCCAGGTGCTCGTGACGAACGGCGGCAAGCACGCCGTCGCGAACGCCTTCGCCACCCTGCTCGACCCCGGCGACGAGGTCCTCCTCCCCACGCCCTACTGGACGACCTACCCGGAGGCGATCGCGCTCGCCGGCGGCGTGCCGGTCTTCGTCCCGACCGACGACTCGACTGGCTTCAAGGTGAGCCCCGCGCAGCTCGAGGCCCACGCCAGCGAGCGCACGAAGCTGCTCGTGTTCGTCTCGCCCTCGAACCCCACCGGCGCGGTCTACTCGCGCGAGGCGATCGCCGAGATCGGCGCGCTCGCCCTCGAGCGGGGCTGGTGGGTGCTCACCGACGAGATCTACGAGCACCTCGTCTACGGCGGGCGCGAGCAGCACTCGCTGCCGGTCGTCGTCCCCGAGCTCGCCGAGCGCTGCGTCGTCGTGAACGGCGTCGCGAAGACCTACGCGATGACCGGCTGGCGGGTCGGCTGGATGATCGGGCCGACCGACGTCGTCGAGGCGGCGGCGAACCTCCAGTCGCACGAGACGTCGAACGTCAACAACGTCGCGCAGCGCGCCGCCATCGCGGCGCTGCGCGGCGGTCTCGATGCCGTCGTCGAGATGCGGGCCGCCTTCGACCGACGCCGCCGACGCATCCACGAGCTCCTGCGCGCGATCCCCGGGATCACCTGCGTCGAGCCCGAGGGCGCCTTCTACGCCTTCCCCTCGCTCGCCGGGGTCCTCGGCAAGCAGCTCCGGGGCAGGCGTCCCACCACGAGCCTCGAGCTCGCGCAGGTCGTCCTCGAGGAGGCGCGCGTCGCCTTCGTGCCCGGCGAGGCCTTCGGCGCCCCCGGCTACGCGCGCTTCTCCTACGCGCTCGGGGACGACGCGCTCGAGCAGGGCATCGGGCGCCTCGGCGAGCTGCTCGCCGAGGCGCGCTAG